ATCAAGGACGGCCTGTGGGAGGCGTTCCACGGCTATCACATGGGCAACACGGCCGAGAACGTGGCGAAGAAGTTCGAGATCACCCGGGAAGAGCAGGATCGGTTCGCGGCCGCGTCCCAGCAGAAGGCCGAGGCGGCCCAGAAGTCGGGCCGGTTCAAGGACGAGATCGTGCCGGTGACGATCCCCGGCAAGAAGGGCGACGTCGTGGTCGACACCGACGAGCACCCCAAGCACGGGACGACCGCGGAGACGCTGGCCAAGCTCAAGCCCGCGTTCCAGAAGGACGGCACCGTTACCGCCGGGAACGCGTCGGGCATCAACGACGGCGCGGCGGCGCTGGTGGTGATGACGGCGCAGGAGGCAGCCAAGCGCGGTCTCACCCCTCTTGCCCGCATCGCCTCCTGGGCTACCGCGGGAGTCGATCCCGCGATCATGGGTACCGGGCCCATCGCCGCCACGAAGCGTTGCCTCGAAAAGGCCGGCTGGAAGATCGGCGATCTCGATCTGATCGAGGCCAACGAGGCCTTCGCGGCCCAGGCCCTCTCCGTCAACAAGTCGCTGGGCTGGGACACGGCCAAGGTGAACGTGAACGGCGGGGCCATCGCCCTGGGTCACCCCATCGGGGCTTCCGGCGCACGGGTACTGATCACCCTCTTGTACGAGATGCAGAAGCGCGGCGCCAAGAAGGGCCTCGCTACCCTGTGCATCGGCGGCGGCATGGGCGTCGCCCTGGCCGTGGAGAGGTAAGGGCAGACAAGGCAATGGCCGCGTCCCGGCTCCGGCCGGGGCGCGACTCCCTTTGGGGAGAAGCTGCCGTCTTCCCGCTGGGAATGCCCGGGAGACGGGGGCAGGGGAGGCAAACACGATGGGTGAGGCCCAGATCAAGGACCTCCTGAAGCAGATCGTCCACATCTCGGAGGAGGACTGGCACACGCTGCGGCAGCGCAGCCCGGGCGTGTACCGGTTCTTCGAGCGCATCCAGGACGTGGCCAACGCCCGCATCGTGGCCGAGGTCACCGAGTCGCGTTACTGCGCCGCCGGCCTACAGGTGGGGCAGAGAATCGTAGTGGAGGCAGGTGCGCTCGTGCCGGCCCAGTGCACGGCGCCGCTGTGCATGCGGGCGCTGGGCCCCCTCACGGGGTTCGTCAACACGATCCTGGAGCAGATCGTGGCCGGGGTAGACCCCAACGATCGCGTCTTCATGACCGCGGAGTGCCTGGATCCGGGCCTGGAAGCCGGGGGCCTCGGCAAGGTGAGGTTTCGGGTGACCGTCGAGCCCGTCGGGAAATAGGTCCCGCAGTCCAGAGGGGAACGCCATGTGGATTCGAGCCTGCGGGCCCGTTGCCGACGAGCTGGACCTCCTCGGGTCGCCCAAGAGCTGTGTGTACCTGCTCAAGGGAGACCGCTACCTCCTGGTGGGCGGCGCCGGCCCGTGGATCGTACCGGATCTGGAGCGGCAGTTCGCGGACCTCGGGGTGGATCTCGAACGGATCGACGGGATCTACATCAGCCACAGCCACTTCGACCACTGCGGCGCGGTCCCGTACCTCAGGCGGCGCATCCCGCGGCTCCGGGTCTACGCCTCCGCGGGCGCGGCGGCGATCCTGGCCATGGAGAAGGCCGTCCAGAACATGCGCCGTTTTACGCGGGAGTCCCTGGAGCAGATGGGCGTCCCCGTGGACTTTGGTGGCGTCTCTCTCGACTTCGAGACCTTTCCCCTGGCCCGCGCCCTGGGGGACGGCGACGCGGTGGACCTGGGCGGAGGGGTCCGGCTCGTCACCTTCGAGACTCCCGGCCACAGCCGGTGTTCCCTGACGGCGTACGAGCCGAGCCGGGGCTGGCTCTTTCCCGGCGACTCCATGCCGTTTCCCGGCGCGGACGGCTCGGATCTCGTCTCCACGGCCAGCGAGAGCTTCGTCGTGTTCTGCGACAGCCTGCGAAAGCTCCAGGGGCTCGAGACGTCCCTGTGTGCCTGGGAACACCACGGGGTCCGGACGCAAGCCGATGCGCACACCGTGGTGCGCGACGCCCTCGCGTTCACGGCCCGGTACAAGGCCTCGGTGTGCGACCTCCTGGCCCGAGCTCGGGACCCGGAGCGGGCCGCCGAGGAGGTCTGCCGCAACTGGCTCGCCCAGGCCCAGTTCCCCTTTCTGCCGGAGCGGGTCATGCTCCACATCGCCCGGACCATCGTCGCCAATGCCTCGGGAGAGGTGCTGTGAGGTTTGGGCCCGGCGGCTCGACCCCCGCCCGCGCGGAAGGGCAGTGACCCGTGGCGGCTTCCGGCAAATTTCCGCCTCGGCCCGTGGCGGCGGTGGCCGCGGTGGTCCTTCACGGCGACGCGGTCCTGCTCGTGCGGCGGGGCAAGGAGCCCCACCTGGACCGCTGGAGCTTCCCCGGCGGGTCGATCGAGCCGGGGGAGACGGCCCGCGCGGCCGCCGCCCGGGAGGTGCTCGAAGAGACGGGGGTGCGGGTGCGCGTCCTCGACACCGTCGAGGTCTACGATTCCATCCATCCATCCCTCGGGAGAAGCCCCGGGTTCCACTACTGCATCGCGGAGTTCCTCGCGGTGCCGGAGGGGGATGGGCGCCCCGTGGCCGCAACCGACGTCTCGGAGGCCTGCTGGATTCCCCTCGGGGAGCTCGGGAAGTACCAGATCACCGACGCCATGGGGGAGATTCTGGACAAGGCCCTGGTCCTGCGCGGGCAGCGCCATCCCCTCGCCGGGCTGCCCCGCCGCTCCGTGGCAGGTCTGTACGTCGTTACCGACGACACCCTCGTCCCGGGTCGGAGCCACGCCGACGTGGCAGCCGCCGCCGTGGCGGGCGGTGCGCGTGCGGTCCAGCTCCGGGACAAGCGCCGGCAGGCGGGGGAGTTGGTGGAGCTGGCCCGCAGCCTGCTGCACATCACGCGCCCTGCGGGAGCCCTCCTGATCGTCAACGACCGGGTGGACGTGGCGCTGGCTTCGGGGGCCGACGGGGTGCACCTGGGGGTCGACGACCTCGCGGTGGCCGACGCGCGGCGCCTGCTCGGACCGCTGCCGCTCATCGGGTTCAGCCCCGAGACCGACGCCCAGGCCGTGGCGGCCGGCCGGGCCGGGGCCGATTATCTCGGGGTGGGCCCGGTCTTTCCCACCCGCACCAAGGCGG
The sequence above is drawn from the Thermodesulfobacteriota bacterium genome and encodes:
- a CDS encoding acetyl-CoA C-acetyltransferase yields the protein MKEVVIVGAARTPVGAFNGSLSSLPASKLGQIAVAEALRRAKVDPADVSEVILGQILTAGVGQNPARQAAVAAGIPVERTAMTINQVCGSGLRAVALGYQAILAGDSDVVVAGGQESMSLAPHCVHLRNGTKMGATELVDTMIKDGLWEAFHGYHMGNTAENVAKKFEITREEQDRFAAASQQKAEAAQKSGRFKDEIVPVTIPGKKGDVVVDTDEHPKHGTTAETLAKLKPAFQKDGTVTAGNASGINDGAAALVVMTAQEAAKRGLTPLARIASWATAGVDPAIMGTGPIAATKRCLEKAGWKIGDLDLIEANEAFAAQALSVNKSLGWDTAKVNVNGGAIALGHPIGASGARVLITLLYEMQKRGAKKGLATLCIGGGMGVALAVER
- a CDS encoding MBL fold metallo-hydrolase, giving the protein MWIRACGPVADELDLLGSPKSCVYLLKGDRYLLVGGAGPWIVPDLERQFADLGVDLERIDGIYISHSHFDHCGAVPYLRRRIPRLRVYASAGAAAILAMEKAVQNMRRFTRESLEQMGVPVDFGGVSLDFETFPLARALGDGDAVDLGGGVRLVTFETPGHSRCSLTAYEPSRGWLFPGDSMPFPGADGSDLVSTASESFVVFCDSLRKLQGLETSLCAWEHHGVRTQADAHTVVRDALAFTARYKASVCDLLARARDPERAAEEVCRNWLAQAQFPFLPERVMLHIARTIVANASGEVL
- the thiE gene encoding thiamine phosphate synthase gives rise to the protein MAASGKFPPRPVAAVAAVVLHGDAVLLVRRGKEPHLDRWSFPGGSIEPGETARAAAAREVLEETGVRVRVLDTVEVYDSIHPSLGRSPGFHYCIAEFLAVPEGDGRPVAATDVSEACWIPLGELGKYQITDAMGEILDKALVLRGQRHPLAGLPRRSVAGLYVVTDDTLVPGRSHADVAAAAVAGGARAVQLRDKRRQAGELVELARSLLHITRPAGALLIVNDRVDVALASGADGVHLGVDDLAVADARRLLGPLPLIGFSPETDAQAVAAGRAGADYLGVGPVFPTRTKADAGAPVGPARIAALARLTGLPVIGIGGIRLEGVGQVMEAGAAGVAVVSAVAAAADMERAARGFAEAVRRAAAGR